The following are encoded together in the Fundidesulfovibrio putealis DSM 16056 genome:
- a CDS encoding ABC transporter permease subunit, whose product MTPASKALLGKLLLGAVWLFLLVWPMTGITPAGLEFGKAARIVGAVMLAVVVWLGLKRLNESVDVGFGRSVGRAASSLSRTPGWLWKSAGLLALLAFPILSSRYGQDVAINVLVYVTLGLGLNVVVGLAGLLDLGYIAFYGVGAYTYALLSVHYQLSFWLALPLCVALAALAGCMIGYPTLRMRGDYLAIVTLGFGEILRLVLNNWMKLTGGPNGILGVKPAAIYYPDPEQGWEMTRFLIRSPQSQYYLILAIALFTVVAVRRLADSRIGRAWEAIREDETAAGIMGVNTFTLKLLAYAMGAVFAGLAGAFFSAKMRFVSPGSFTFIESAMVLAMVVLGGMGSIPGIVLGALALIVLPEVFRDFENYRMLVFGAAMAIMMLVRPAGLIPAKRVGRRSEEDHA is encoded by the coding sequence ATGACACCCGCGTCTAAGGCCCTTTTAGGCAAGCTGCTCCTGGGAGCCGTCTGGCTGTTCCTTTTGGTCTGGCCCATGACCGGCATCACGCCCGCTGGCCTGGAGTTCGGCAAGGCGGCGCGCATCGTGGGCGCGGTCATGCTGGCCGTGGTGGTCTGGCTTGGCCTCAAGCGCCTGAACGAGAGCGTGGACGTCGGCTTCGGGCGTTCGGTCGGCAGGGCTGCCTCCAGCCTGTCTCGCACGCCGGGCTGGCTGTGGAAGTCCGCCGGGCTGCTGGCGCTTCTGGCCTTCCCGATCCTGTCGTCGCGCTACGGGCAGGACGTGGCCATCAACGTACTGGTGTACGTCACCCTGGGCCTGGGGCTCAACGTGGTGGTGGGCCTCGCGGGCCTTCTGGATCTTGGCTACATCGCCTTCTACGGCGTCGGGGCCTACACCTACGCGCTGCTCTCCGTGCACTACCAGCTGTCCTTCTGGCTGGCCCTGCCCCTGTGCGTGGCCCTGGCCGCGCTGGCCGGGTGCATGATCGGCTACCCGACGCTGCGCATGCGCGGCGACTATCTGGCCATCGTCACCTTGGGCTTTGGCGAAATCCTGCGCCTTGTGCTCAACAACTGGATGAAGCTCACCGGCGGCCCCAACGGCATCCTGGGCGTGAAGCCCGCCGCCATCTATTATCCCGACCCCGAACAGGGATGGGAAATGACGCGTTTTCTCATCAGAAGCCCGCAGTCGCAGTATTACCTGATCCTGGCCATCGCATTGTTCACGGTGGTCGCCGTGCGCCGCCTCGCCGATTCGCGCATAGGCCGCGCCTGGGAGGCCATCCGCGAGGACGAGACCGCCGCTGGCATCATGGGCGTGAACACCTTCACCCTGAAGCTTCTGGCCTACGCCATGGGCGCGGTGTTCGCCGGGCTGGCCGGGGCGTTCTTCTCGGCCAAGATGCGCTTCGTGTCGCCGGGGTCGTTCACCTTCATCGAGTCGGCCATGGTGCTGGCCATGGTGGTGCTTGGCGGCATGGGGTCCATTCCGGGCATCGTGCTGGGGGCGCTGGCGCTTATCGTGCTGCCGGAAGTCTTCCGCGATTTCGAGAACTACCGCATGCTGGTCTTCGGCGCGGCCATGGCAATCATGATGCTGGTGCGCCCGGCAGGGCTCATCCCGGCCAAGCGCGTGGGACGCCGCTCCGAGGAGGACCACGCATGA
- a CDS encoding branched-chain amino acid ABC transporter permease: protein MDFFLQQLINAITLGGFYALIALGYTMVYGIIQLINFAHGEFFAAGGYMGVILLAWMDSQGYMQTHPWLCLTLAFLLAMAYCAVLAMGVEKVAYRPLRKASKLSVLLSALGMSIFLQNGLMLTQGVYDKTYPGVFAKGAVGVGEFNFTYLQLIALSITALLMVGLNRLVFKTRLGKAMRATAQDRVMATLVGISSDRIISVTFAIGAALAAASGILVGLYYGSVRYDMGFVPGIKAFAAAVLGGVGSITGAMLGGLIIGITEIFTAAYISGEYKDVFAFIILIAVLYFRPTGLLGENINDTRV from the coding sequence ATGGACTTTTTTCTTCAGCAGCTCATTAACGCCATAACCCTTGGTGGTTTCTACGCCCTGATCGCCCTGGGCTACACCATGGTTTACGGCATCATCCAGCTCATCAACTTCGCCCACGGTGAGTTCTTCGCCGCCGGCGGCTACATGGGCGTCATCCTGCTGGCCTGGATGGACTCCCAGGGCTACATGCAGACCCACCCCTGGCTGTGCCTGACCCTGGCCTTCCTGCTGGCCATGGCCTACTGCGCCGTTCTTGCCATGGGCGTGGAGAAAGTGGCCTACAGGCCGCTGCGCAAGGCGTCGAAACTCTCGGTGCTGCTGTCGGCGCTCGGCATGTCCATCTTCCTGCAGAACGGCCTGATGCTCACCCAGGGCGTCTACGACAAGACCTACCCCGGCGTGTTCGCCAAGGGCGCGGTGGGCGTGGGCGAATTCAACTTCACCTACTTGCAGCTCATCGCGCTTTCCATCACGGCGCTCCTGATGGTGGGCCTGAACCGCCTCGTGTTCAAGACCCGCCTGGGCAAGGCCATGCGCGCCACCGCCCAGGACCGCGTGATGGCGACGCTTGTGGGCATTAGCTCAGACCGCATCATCTCCGTCACCTTCGCCATCGGCGCGGCCCTGGCCGCCGCCTCGGGCATCCTGGTGGGGCTTTATTACGGCTCCGTGCGCTACGACATGGGCTTCGTGCCCGGCATCAAGGCCTTCGCTGCGGCTGTTCTGGGCGGGGTCGGCTCCATCACCGGGGCCATGCTCGGCGGGCTCATCATCGGCATCACCGAGATCTTCACCGCTGCCTACATTTCGGGCGAGTACAAAGACGTGTTCGCCTTCATCATCCTGATCGCGGTGCTGTATTTCCGGCCAACCGGCCTTCTGGGCGAGAACATCAATGACACCCGCGTCTAA
- a CDS encoding DMT family protein, translated as MFNTTILTTVGLLIASNVFMTFAWYAHLKEMHARPWWIAAVFSWGIALFEYLLQVPANRIGYGTLTLPQLKIMQEVITLSVFAPFSIWYMNQPLKLDHLWAALCLVGAVYFIFRS; from the coding sequence ATGTTCAACACGACCATCCTCACCACTGTCGGCCTGCTCATCGCCTCCAACGTGTTCATGACCTTCGCGTGGTACGCCCACCTGAAGGAGATGCACGCCCGCCCCTGGTGGATCGCGGCGGTGTTCTCCTGGGGCATCGCCCTGTTCGAGTACCTGCTTCAGGTTCCTGCCAACCGCATAGGCTACGGCACGCTCACCCTGCCGCAGCTCAAAATCATGCAGGAGGTCATCACCCTGTCGGTGTTCGCGCCGTTTTCCATCTGGTACATGAACCAGCCCCTGAAGCTCGACCATCTGTGGGCCGCTCTGTGCCTCGTGGGGGCCGTGTATTTCATCTTCCGTTCCTGA
- a CDS encoding branched-chain amino acid ABC transporter substrate-binding protein — protein MAKRIIWLVALALTLGAGFAHAAPLKIGVLAPISGSSAADGNDIVKGVKTAVEVMKSEGGIPGFDSIEVEVQDGACDPRQAVAGANKLANSKVVGVVGEYCSSATIPASEVLNEEKITMITPASTNPKVTERGFKYMYRMCGLDIHQAKAATAFLKDQLKAKTIYIVDDKTTYSQHLAEYVAEAAKAAGITVIAHEHVNDGDMDYSAVLTKVKAANPDVFYMSLQSSSSGIRMIKQYRQMGIKAPVLSQDAVYHPNFIKEAPEQSQGVFFTFGYADKNSPVYKKFLDKYTAMHGEPGAYSAYSFDSAYALLTAIKAAKSTDADKIRAEMMKLNLPGASKVIKFQENGDSGSNYVIYKVEGDKYKEFWNPETGKLF, from the coding sequence ATGGCGAAACGGATCATCTGGCTTGTGGCCCTGGCCCTCACCCTGGGAGCGGGATTTGCCCACGCAGCCCCGCTCAAGATCGGCGTGCTGGCCCCCATCTCCGGCTCTTCCGCCGCAGACGGCAACGACATCGTCAAGGGCGTGAAGACCGCCGTCGAAGTCATGAAGTCCGAGGGCGGCATCCCCGGCTTCGATTCCATCGAGGTCGAAGTCCAGGACGGCGCCTGCGATCCCCGCCAGGCCGTAGCCGGAGCCAACAAGCTGGCCAACTCCAAGGTCGTCGGCGTTGTCGGCGAGTACTGCTCTTCCGCCACCATCCCGGCCTCCGAGGTGCTGAACGAAGAGAAGATCACCATGATCACTCCCGCCTCCACCAACCCCAAGGTCACCGAGCGCGGCTTCAAGTACATGTACCGCATGTGCGGCCTGGACATCCATCAGGCCAAGGCGGCCACCGCCTTCCTGAAGGACCAGCTCAAGGCCAAGACCATCTACATCGTGGACGACAAGACCACCTACTCCCAGCACCTGGCCGAGTACGTGGCCGAGGCCGCCAAGGCCGCCGGGATCACCGTGATCGCCCATGAGCACGTCAACGACGGCGACATGGACTACTCCGCCGTGCTCACCAAGGTGAAGGCCGCCAACCCCGACGTGTTCTACATGAGCCTGCAGAGCTCCTCCTCGGGCATCCGCATGATCAAGCAGTACCGCCAGATGGGCATCAAGGCTCCGGTGCTGTCGCAGGACGCCGTGTACCACCCCAACTTCATCAAGGAAGCCCCCGAGCAGTCCCAGGGCGTGTTCTTCACCTTCGGCTACGCGGACAAGAACTCCCCCGTGTACAAGAAGTTCCTGGACAAATACACCGCCATGCACGGCGAGCCCGGCGCGTACTCGGCCTACTCCTTCGACTCGGCCTACGCCCTGTTGACCGCCATCAAGGCCGCCAAGTCCACCGACGCCGATAAGATCCGCGCCGAGATGATGAAGCTTAACCTGCCGGGCGCGTCCAAGGTCATCAAGTTCCAGGAGAACGGCGATTCCGGCTCCAACTACGTGATCTACAAGGTCGAGGGCGACAAGTACAAAGAGTTCTGGAACCCCGAGACCGGCAAGCTGTTCTAG
- a CDS encoding ABC transporter ATP-binding protein, which yields MPHLVFEDVSVRFGGLLALCDVSFELRQGEILGLIGPNGAGKTTVFNVITGVYSISSGKATYDGAPLAGTPPHRILGMGLARTFQNIRLFQNMTALENVMIAQHARTKSGVAGAVLRLPSQKAEEARIRDKARWALDFMGLGDLADEEARNLPYGLQRRLEISRALASVPQTILLDEPAAGLNPTESSALMEDISRILELGVNVLMVEHDMKVVMGLCSRIVVLEHGEKIAEGAPAEIRGNQRVIEAYLGTSH from the coding sequence ATGCCCCATCTTGTATTCGAGGACGTTTCCGTCCGCTTCGGCGGTCTTTTGGCCCTGTGCGACGTGAGCTTCGAGCTGCGCCAGGGCGAGATATTAGGCCTCATCGGCCCCAACGGCGCTGGCAAGACCACCGTGTTCAACGTCATCACCGGGGTCTATTCCATAAGCTCCGGCAAGGCCACGTACGACGGCGCGCCCCTGGCCGGGACCCCGCCGCATCGCATCCTGGGCATGGGGCTCGCCCGCACCTTCCAGAACATCCGCCTCTTCCAGAACATGACGGCGCTTGAAAACGTCATGATCGCCCAACACGCCCGGACGAAATCCGGCGTGGCGGGCGCGGTTTTGCGCCTGCCCTCGCAAAAGGCCGAAGAGGCCCGCATCCGCGACAAGGCCCGCTGGGCGCTTGATTTCATGGGACTTGGCGACCTGGCCGACGAGGAGGCGCGCAACCTGCCCTACGGGTTGCAGCGCCGCCTGGAGATCTCGCGCGCGCTGGCAAGCGTCCCCCAGACCATCCTTCTGGACGAACCGGCTGCGGGGCTGAACCCCACGGAGTCCTCGGCCCTGATGGAGGACATCTCGCGCATTCTGGAGCTTGGCGTGAACGTGCTCATGGTGGAGCACGACATGAAGGTGGTCATGGGGCTGTGTTCGCGCATCGTGGTGCTGGAGCACGGCGAGAAGATCGCCGAGGGCGCGCCTGCCGAGATTCGCGGCAACCAGCGGGTGATCGAGGCCTATCTGGGCACGTCCCACTAA
- a CDS encoding methyl-accepting chemotaxis protein gives MHTRQSASADNRLIYVQAAALALTAVLVALPPSLLPASVRIAAAQVALAASIAFAVLLMRRNNRQLAQLDDVNNQLDESRQRASRLEDALRESPVPLLVFDAEDRLLLASRTFTGLTGLTPDPAQTSAEAPTLRALAGEELWANLDNAVFPEGHTTAIPAASAEALKARAMFTRTASGALLHLVPLAQQRRALEAAERQRAVIVETSKSLCTLAASLEEAAKGFEQEGGRQTDQARQQKRNTDSVAAAMEEMAASVAEVARNAQATSSAAQQASQAAKDGAELVSGTTQGIDKISSAAGGLSRDLSALSTEAAEIGRIIGVINDIADQTNLLALNAAIEAARAGEAGRGFAVVADEVRKLAEKTLGATKDVRLAIETIQRAATNAVDSMTDTSRLVEETSGLSTRTAQALERIRDDVTGMVERTAEIATAAGQQSTTATEIALNVEDVDRIASGFVDASENQAQEAQRLVKLSADLYELARTVGGGTCS, from the coding sequence ATGCATACCCGGCAATCGGCATCCGCCGACAACCGTCTCATTTATGTCCAGGCCGCCGCCCTTGCGCTGACGGCGGTCCTTGTCGCCCTGCCCCCCTCGCTGCTTCCCGCTTCCGTGCGCATCGCGGCTGCGCAGGTCGCCCTTGCCGCAAGCATCGCCTTCGCGGTGCTGCTCATGCGCCGAAACAACCGCCAGCTGGCGCAGCTTGACGATGTGAACAACCAGCTGGACGAATCGCGGCAGCGCGCGTCCCGGCTCGAAGACGCCCTGCGCGAAAGCCCCGTGCCGCTCCTGGTGTTCGACGCCGAGGACCGCCTGCTGCTGGCCAGCCGCACCTTCACCGGCCTCACCGGGCTCACCCCCGATCCCGCCCAGACGTCTGCCGAGGCCCCCACCCTGCGCGCCCTGGCTGGCGAGGAGCTGTGGGCCAACCTGGACAATGCCGTGTTCCCCGAAGGGCACACCACCGCCATCCCCGCCGCAAGCGCCGAAGCGCTCAAAGCCAGGGCCATGTTCACGCGCACCGCTTCCGGCGCGCTTTTGCACCTTGTGCCCCTGGCCCAGCAGCGTCGCGCCCTGGAGGCTGCCGAGCGCCAGCGGGCCGTGATCGTGGAGACCTCAAAGAGCCTGTGCACCCTGGCCGCCAGCCTGGAGGAGGCCGCCAAGGGCTTCGAGCAGGAGGGAGGCCGCCAGACGGATCAGGCCAGGCAGCAGAAGCGCAACACCGACTCCGTGGCCGCCGCCATGGAGGAGATGGCCGCCAGCGTGGCCGAGGTCGCCCGCAACGCGCAGGCCACGTCCTCGGCTGCGCAACAGGCCAGCCAGGCCGCCAAGGACGGGGCGGAGCTGGTCAGCGGAACGACGCAGGGCATAGATAAAATCAGTTCTGCGGCCGGGGGCCTTTCGCGCGACCTTTCGGCTCTGTCCACCGAGGCGGCGGAGATCGGGCGCATCATCGGCGTCATCAACGACATCGCGGACCAGACCAACCTGCTGGCCCTGAACGCCGCCATCGAGGCCGCCCGCGCGGGCGAGGCTGGAAGAGGCTTTGCCGTGGTGGCGGACGAGGTGCGCAAACTCGCCGAAAAGACCCTGGGAGCCACCAAGGACGTACGCCTAGCCATCGAGACCATCCAGCGCGCCGCCACCAACGCCGTTGACTCCATGACCGACACCTCACGGCTCGTGGAAGAGACCAGCGGCCTGTCCACGCGCACGGCCCAGGCACTGGAGCGCATCCGCGACGACGTGACCGGCATGGTGGAGCGCACCGCCGAGATCGCCACCGCTGCCGGGCAGCAGTCGACCACGGCCACGGAGATCGCCCTGAACGTCGAGGATGTGGACCGCATCGCTTCCGGCTTCGTGGACGCGTCCGAGAACCAGGCCCAGGAGGCGCAACGGCTGGTGAAGCTTTCAGCCGATCTGTACGAGCTGGCCCGCACCGTGGGCGGCGGGACCTGCTCCTGA